In the Doryrhamphus excisus isolate RoL2022-K1 chromosome 2, RoL_Dexc_1.0, whole genome shotgun sequence genome, CGTGTCACTTGGCTCCCCCGAGGGGCCGTACAGCTGCAGCCAGTTGTGGAATACGGACAGAGGGATCTCGATCTccatcttgttgttgttgttttgggaaggCAGGCTGAACCTCCTTCCTTCTGGATTCTCCACTTGCTCCTCCGTCTGATTTCTGCCCTCTGTTGAGGTTTGCTTGTACTCTGGGCTGCTCATGGAGGTCAGGTCCACGACTGGGTCATCCCTCGACTTGGAATGGTACGCCACCGTTCCATCATCCGGCTTTCTGCCGCCTTCTTTCTTTGACCCCGGCGGGTATTGTGGCGTGTACAACGAGGACGGCGTGTTTAGGAACTTTGGGGTTTTGCTGAGCGAGGGCAGTGAGAAGGACGACTTCGGGTTCTTGTCGCTCCTCTGGCTCTGTGCTTTGATGCTAAGGTTGAGGGGCTCCCCGAGGCCAGACGAAGTCTTGTACTGTTCTGCCAGGTAGCGCAAATGCTCCAGTGGCTCCTTCACCCGCTCTGTTGGGTTGGGACCACATGGGGGGAAAGGGAATTTGGGTGGGGGAGCTGTCGGTTGGCCGTGTGATGCCAGAACCGAGGCTGGCACGGGGACGTAGGGGGGCAGAACTGAGTGGCTCGGGTGGTAGTAGTGCGGATGTCGGAACGGTAGAGGAAAGAGGCTCTGAAGGGGGCCCGGATGGAGGTTGGCATGGTTCTGTTGGAGATGAAAAACATTTGGTTGTTTGGTGGCATTTGGGATTCCAACCTTTCTCCATCAGAGCCAACATTCAAGAAAAAATGAGACGCCTTCTTCCACCTTGACAGGAAACTTCAAGGAAAAGTCCACTTTTTTGGGGAATCTTACCCATCAtccccaatccttatgtgagacatcaaCACACTTTctcttctaaagatatacaaacaggtaaaaagaggcagctaatgaatGCAGGTCATGGGACACAGCTGTTCAAAAAGCTCCACCAaggttttctatccatgctgtgagcatgtagtaaaAAGTACTTTGACGATAACATGTtatacttccttcctgggtgcattgatttcacatagcaacatagaaggGAAAGCTACACCTAGACTACAATACAaaaagctccaatatgtagcatCACCTTTGGCTAGCGACCTGAGGCATTGGGAGCCAGTGTGTGCtgaagctagttgctagccggCTAGTCATTAGCCGCTGTGGCGTGGccaggtgtcactacaccagtaaggtagttcttgggcgtaacaatgttgataataataataataataataataacaatatgctTCATATGCAGCTCACATGATGGACATAGAGCCTGGCTGGATGTGGAATAGATGCGTGACTCATGACgcagctgcctcttttttaccTCTTTGTATATCTTTACAAGGCAGgatgtggatgatggacaacaTACTTAGGAACATCGGACCAACCTGGTGGTGCAGCGGCATTGACATGAGCTTGCGTTTGGCGGGTCTCGGACCGTCGACGATGCTGTCCTCTGGGCTGTAGCCATGGTAACGGAAGCGCTCGATGGCATGTGGCGGTATGACACTCATCAGCTGCCCCTTCAGGTGGCATTCATACGGCAGCAGCAGCCTAGACGTGATGACGACAAGACGCGTGTCAGGTGAGAGAACACCTAACCTCGACACGTTCCGCTTCCTCGACGTGCGACTTACTTCTCGTAGTGGCGGCGGGTGCAGGTGGCTGCGCTCGTGCTGCGTGGGTTCCCCCCCAGCGAGTTGTAGACTTGCTTCCAAAGCTGCTGGGCTGTCACCTGTTAGCACGGACATAGAGGACATGAGGTGTGCCCTTTGACCCCTTCAGTGTGAGAAATGCATGTACATGTGACCAAATTAGGAATCTGACCTGGTGGTAGCCTCCCAAGCTTCTGACCGTCTTGAACATGACATATAGATCAACTGAGGGGAAGAACAAACATAAGTCACTCATTTTCACAAACAACAAACCCATTCATGCTTCTGTGATGCCTTGCCAAAGTCCCTGAGTGTTACAACGTGTCACAGACAAGTCTTTCATTTTGCCTGGGGAAAAGAAGCTAGTAATTATTTAGCCTTCCCACTTCCTCTTATGTAGATACACATCAGCACCTACAGTTTGCTCTAATTCAACATCAGCACACAATCTCTAATCCAACCCAACATCAGAGCATATGGTCTAATCCAACATCAGCACATGTACTGTAATCCAATTCAACATCAGCACATAATCTCTAATCCAACCCAACATCAGAACATATGGTCTAATCCAACATCAGCACATGTACTGTAATCCAATTCAACATCAGCACATAATCTCTAATCCAACCCAACATCAGAACATATGGTCTAATCCAACATCAGCACATTTACTGTAATCCAATTCAACATCAGCACATAATCTCTAATCCAACCCAACATCAGAACATATGGTCTAATCCAACATCAGCACATGTACTGTAATCCAATTCAACATCAGCACATAATCTCTAATCCAACCCAACATCAGAACATATGGTCTAATCCAACATCAGCACATGTACTGTAATCCAATTCAACATCAGCACATAATCTCTAATCCAACCCAACATCAGAACATATGGTCTAATCCAACATCAGCACATTTACTGTAATCCAATTCAACATCAGCACATAATCTCTAATCCAACCCAACATCAGAGCATATGGTCTAATCCAACATCAGCACATGTACTGTAATCCAATTCAACATCAGCACATAATCTCTAATCCAACCCAACATCAGAACATATGGTCTAATCCAACATCAGCACATGTACTGTAATCCAATTCAACATCAGCACATAATCTCTAATCCAACCCAACATCAGAACATATGGTCTAATCCAACATCAGCACATTTACTGTAATCCAATTCAACATCAGCACATAATCTCTAATCCAACCCAACATCAGAACATATGGTCTAATCCAACATCAGCACATGTACTGTAATCCAATTCAACATCAGCACATAATCTCTAATCCAACCCAACATCAGAACATATGGTCTAATCCAACATCAGCACATGTACTGTAATCCAATTCAACATCAGCACATAATCTCTAATCCAATCCAACATCAGCACATAATCTCTAATCCAATCCAACGTCAGCACATAATCTCTAATCCAATCCAACATCAGCACATAATCTCTAATCCAATCCAACATCAGCACATAATCTCTAATCCAACCCAACATCAGCACATAATCTCTAATCCAATCCAACATCAGCACATGTACTGTAATCCAACCCAACATCAGCACATAATCTCTAATCCAATCCAACAACAGCACATGTGCTCTAATGCAACATCGGCAGATGTGCTCTAATCCAACATCAACAAATTTGCTCTAATCCAACATCAGCAGATGTGCTCCAATCCAACATCAGCAGATGTGCTCCAATCCAACATCAGCAGATGTGCTCCAATCCAACATCAGCAGATGTGCTCCAATCCAATGCGACGTCAGCGCATATGGTCTAATCCAACATCATCAGATATGCTCAAATCCAACATCAGCACATATGCTCAAATCTAACCCGACATCAGCAGATGAGCTCTAACCCAACATCATCATATATGCTCTAATCCAACATCAGATGTGCTCTAATCCAACATCATCATATATGCTCTAATCCAACATCAACATATATGCTCTAATCCAACATCAGATGTACTCTAATCCAACATCAGGATATATGCTCTAATCCAACATCAGGATATATGCTCTAATCCAACATGGGCAGATGTGCTCTAATCCCGTTGAAGGTGATCGTTAGCAGGGTACGTACTTTGCTTGAAACCCAGATGAGGGATCCTCTCTATGGGAGTATCTCGCTTCTTCATGAAAAGGTAAAGACCTTTAAGGAACTGCTCCTCGCTGGTGTCTGCTGGCTCTCTGCGATGTTCCTCCTGGACCCCCAGGTGGGTCATGGTCATGCGTACCTGGGAAGACATGTGACcaaaacaatgtaaatcaaAGCTGAGACAACGTAGCACGAGTGCATCCTTTCAGGACCGTTCTTCATGTCCATGACGCTATGACCTGCATCGTATCCGTTTGGCCTTTGGGACGAAAAACTGAAGCCGAGTGTGAGAACTCACCTGTCTTTCCATGACTCTTCTCAGGACGTCCACGGAGCGCCAACAATACAGACAAGACGCGTGCGTCCCGGCGGCTGCTGCTGGCAAATATGCAACACTGACAGCGAGGACGCCTACTTCAACGTCCCGCTGCTGAGATTTGGACGTGGTCGGACCAGTCCGACCTGCTATCAAAGAACTGCAGCGCTGGAATGGAGCACGCATGGCGTACATTGGCAgatcgaggaggaggaggattgCAGTTGATGATTAAGAATTGATATTTGTTGATTTCATGGTCCTGTTTGGCAGCTTCATGATGCGGCGTGGCTGGATGGTGAAATATCATAAGggacaatatatatattcatgaaCATGGCTATGTCATGTGACTCACACAACAACACGCCATCCATATTTCCTGGTACAGTATATAACACCGCTCAAGGATATCATTCCACTTCTTCTCCACGGTGACATGCTCAGGTGATGGTTGCTGCGTCCATCTTCAGTCCTGGTGGAAGCTTCAAACTAATTTGTTCCcgcaaattcacacattttccaaacaatATTTCCAagtgagggcggcacggcggtctagtggttagcgcgcagacctcacagctaggagaccagggttcaattccaccctcggccatctctgtgtggagtttgcatgttctccccgttaatgcgtgggttttctccgggtactccggtttcctcccacattccaaaaacatgctaggttaattggccactccaaattgtccataggtatgaatgtgagtgtgaatggttgtttgtctatatgtgccctgtgattggctggccaccagtccagggtgtaccccgcctctcggccaaagacagctgggataggctccagcaccccctgtgaccccaCGTGAATGATTTTCActtggaaattcattcattcatttttcctcacgagggtcacgggggtgctggagcctatcccagctgtcttcgggccaatcacagggcacatatagacaaacaaccattcacactcacattcattcctatggacaattcggagtcgccaattaacctagcatgtttttggaatgtgggaggaaaccggagtacccggagaaaacccacacatgcacatgcaaactccacacagaaatagccgagggtggaattgaaccctggtctcctagctgtgaggcctgcgcgctaaccactcgaccgccgtgccgaagtgaaaatcattcattcattcattcattttctaccgcttttcctcacaagggtcgcgggggtgctggagcctatcccagctgtcttcgggcgagaggcggggtacactgtggactggtggccagccaatcacagggcacatatagacaaacaaccattcacactcacattcatacctatggacaattaaaagcggccaattaacctagcatgtttttggaatgtgggaggaaaccggagaaaacccacgcatgcacggggagaacatgaaaactccacacagagatggccaagggtggaattgaaccctggtctcctagctgtgaggtctgcgcgttaaccactcgaccgccatgccgaaGTGAAAATCAATTCAATTCTATTTTCCCTTGAAAAGTACACCTAACATTCCATGGGAGAGGAGTTGTTTCCCAACCAGATGGTTGCTGCTTCCATCTCCAAGGCCGCTGTGATCATTGCTTGTAATTGGATTCGTCTTTATTTGGACTTttggagaaaaaatattttttgttgttgatgagCGGCACACAGTAAAAGCGGCTCAGATTCCTTGATAAATATTCCAGGTAAGGAATGGCTCCATTTAGCTTTGCAGAGAGTCGGATTGCTGTGCTGAGATGTCATCACAACATCTGTCATCatattaatgatgataattATCAGCGCATTAACAGGAAGTGCCACATTTCAACGGCTCAGTGTCTATTTTGGGTCGGCTGAGGTTAGATGACAGAGCGGGTATTTCATTGCTTCATTTGTTTGTCTGTGCGTAGTCGTTGGTATTTCAATCACCCCTCCAACGCCCCATGctgagtaaagtcataattggCACAGCAAGGCGTGGTTGGTGGCAGTGCAGGATGTGGCGCTTGCATGCCAGCATGGAATACACGGTGGCTAATTGCTTTTAATTGACACCAGAACCAGTTAGTGCGCCTTCGCTCCACACttagtacatttttttcctccccattAAATGTTTCTTGTATGTCCAAAATATATCTCGTCCACCTCCAGCCAGGCTCCGTGTCCATCATGTGAGCTGCATATgaagcacattgttattattattattatcaacattgttacgcccaagaactaccttactggtgtagtgacaccagGCCACCCCAAAGGtgacgctacatattggagcttttTGTTTTGTAGGCTAGGTGTGgccttcctttctatgttgctatgtgaaatcaatgtacCCAGgaagtatgacatgttatcatcaatgtacctTTTTGAATAGCtgtgtcccatttttttttaacctgtttGTATATCTGGCGGAGAAGAGACTGATAGAAGTTGCGATGCATCCATGGTGACAGAGGTGTCAGTCAAGATGACGCAATGATATTTATCAGTGTTCAGGTGAAAGATGTTGAGACATTGCAATTTCAACATACGCGGCAGAGCTGGTTTAACAGGAAGGAGATTTGGGCAAGCGGTCATCAGACAACATGTCACCAAAATTCACCACATGGATGCGTTTTATTTGCGTAGCTCAGACTCACAGCAGAGCTTCGTTGTGAAGGCCCGCTACGCTCGGAGGAGTCTACGAGCGCCTTTTAACGTCAAGAAAAGCATAGTTTTTCCACTAAAGCAGGTAGTGACCGCTAGCATATTCACTAAAGCTACATGTTTATTAGCTAGCAGTCACCTAACAAAGCAGACACTGATGTCTGATGAAAGACAAACATCCTCTTTAGCCATGGATGACATCCTGCCGATGCGTCTTGATGATGGATGCCCTTGAGGAAACATGTCTGTCagaaatcaaaaccaaagcccGACTTTCTTCCCGCTATTTTCTgtgcaataaataataagaattcAACAATTTGTGCTCGAACGCAAGGTCACCACAATGTCAGCATACCGTGAACGcaacattgagatggtgacatctaaAAGCTGgaatttccccttgtgggactaataataactaatatctTATCTGATCTTATCAACATGAACGTATCATGAACGCAACACGAACGTATAGTGAATACAACGTGAATTTCAGTCAGGAATTGCGTGCCAAGCGTGTAATTTACGAGTAGAGCAAATGCAACTGGTCTTTACGCTTTTCAGGCGTGCCATGAATGCAATCATGATTATTCTATAATTACGTGTTAATGATGTGAAAGATGATTGGACGGGAATGTGGATACTCAGGTTACAATCAAAGCGGTATTTCATTCAGTTTGATTCCtcagagggagtttttcctcgCCTCCGTCACCAAGCGAGGTTGGAGTtgcttctgtgtttttttttaatgatcaccGCAGTGTGTAAGGTGCTATGAGATAACCCTTGGATGGGATAAGCCACAACAAACTTAACACAATGGCACAATTCATTAAAACACCTTCAGTTCagactgcagtgtgtgtgtgtgtgtgtatgttatgTCTCTGTGGTTGCTGCGTAAAAAACAGAATGGAAAGCATGTTTGTGTTACAGCAGCACATGGCGGACACTTAGCTAAAACACACATAACAATAACACCCTAACTGTTTACTTTGTGAACACACTTTGGATAGAATGTGGCATTGACagcaaatatgacatttatagACGAGTagaatgtgaaatgtgtcacaCAAAAGCGTCTCTCACATTCTCCACTCTGAGAATATGTCAAGAATGGCGTCAGTCCGCTTGCTGATTTCACATCACAACACAAACCAGCACCAGCGAGTACCAACAAGCACCAGATACTATCAGCAAGCATCAGTGAGCGAGTATTGGCGAGTATGAGTGAGTATCAGCAAGTATCAGAGACCAATATCAGAGAGTGTGAGTACCCATTGGTGATTTTATATCTAACAACTTTTATATcttaaaactaaagtaaattaGTGTTTGGAACAAAACTATTTTCTCTCTAAGTTGTACATAAACTCTACAAAGTGGGTGTGACGTCTTCATGAACATTTCAGTCACGCGCCTTTTTCTGCTTAAACTCCACCAATCAGAGCAAGAGATagtgtcagccaatcagagaatagCGTTGGCACATCCTGATTTGCATGAAGACTTCTACAAGACCACTCGTTCTCGCTGCGGATCTCACATTCCTATCGCAAGGTCCAATCGTATTGACAACAATGCCTGAACCAGCAAAATCTGCCCCTAAGAAGGGATCCAAGAAAGCcgtcaccaaagcggccgggaAGGGCGGCAAGAAGAGAAAGAGTCGCAGGAAGGAGAGCTACGCTATCTACGTGTACAAGGTGCTTAAACAAGTGCACCCTGACACCGGTATCTCTTCCAAGGCCATGAGCATCATGAACTCCTTCGTCAACGACATTTTTGAGCGCATCGCTTCCGAGGCGTCGCGTCTGGCTCATTACAACAAACGCTCCACCATCACGTCCAGGGAGATCCAGACCGCCGTACGTCTCCTGCTTCCCGGAGAGCTGGCCAAGCACGCCGTGTCTGAGGGCACCAAGGCCGTCACCAAGTACACCAGCTCCAAGTAAACAGGCTCCAATAAAAAGGCTAGAATTCTACCCaacggctcttttaagagccaCGCACTTCCTCTGCAGAGCAACCTACCTTGAATGTTATATGTTAGCTAGCTCCTGCTAGTTAGCCCGCCAATGACTGGTGCCATTGAGTACAATGGCCTGTGAGGGTCAAATTGTGATCTCCTTTCATGCTAAGAGCTAATCAATTTGAGTGTTTGAAAAACCTAAATGCACGAAATAGATGTTAGTATTACCAATTACCCCCAATTAAGGCTATATCAGTCATACagaaacatgctaatgctaacaatgaCGTGTGTAGTATATAACATTGGTAtgttatatgtacagtatacatagcAATTGgtcatatgtatgcatatatcctcaagacttttgtttgtttttatttgaatataGTTATACAGAGCCCAAATGGGAAGGAATGAAAGTCTCCCTTTTTCATTTTGCTTTCAATCACATTGTAAAATAAAGATGGTGAATCTGAAACTGACAGGTGcttgatttttgttttgataaTAAAAACTTCCTGTGCTAACACCACCTGACCGGAATGAATGTATATACACAAAACacctttttacttttacaattctAATTTCACAGGACGTAAACAAGTCCAAAGGGATGGGAACTTTaccttgtagacatgacatgGAGGATGTGGGACACGTCATGGCCGACTCCAGATAAAATAATCAACTAACAGcagcgagggatgactgcattGCTAAAATTGATACGAGAATGAGCGCAGGCCAAAAAAGTGAAAGCGCTAATGTTCCCCTGGGATGAACCACAGCTctccagtgccggcagcactcatgtagcAGCACCATGCTTGACTTTCTACTCACTGGTGTTGACTACTCACTATTTAGACTTGGAtgctgactcattttcagtggatagtaaaagTCTACCAATTACTATcatgctgtacactgactactctaaagtacatccATGTTATTGTCCTGAGAGATGATGTACTGTTATACAAAATGGCTGCTAAAATGTGAGCTACATATATTTTCCATCTAGTTCAATTGCACTTGGAAAACGTAAAACTACAACTAAACGACAAACACAGCAGTCATGGAAAGGCAGCCCAAAgacatgctggaacctatcccagcataCCCGaacccctagtgaggataagcggcatagaaaatagatggatggatgttagccACCCCGACTAAAGCGGCCAAGAAGAAGACCAAGAAGCCCGGGAACCCCGGATCCAGCATCAGCGAGCTGATTGTCAAGGCTGGTAGCCGCCTCCAAGGAGCGCAAAGGCGTATCTCTGGCCGCCCTCAAGAACTCTTTGGCCTCCTCCGGCTACGATGTGGACAAGAACAAGACCCGCATCAAGCTCGCCGTCAAGAACCTGGTCACCAAGGGGACCCTGGTCCAGTCCAAGGGCACCGGCGCTTTCGGTTCTTTCAAGATGAACAAGAGCGAAGGCAAACCCAAAGCTGCCGCTAAAGTTAATAGCGTCAAGA is a window encoding:
- the arid6 gene encoding AT-rich interaction domain 6, whose product is MYAMRAPFQRCSSLIAGRTGPTTSKSQQRDVEVGVLAVSVAYLPAAAAGTHASCLYCWRSVDVLRRVMERQVRMTMTHLGVQEEHRREPADTSEEQFLKGLYLFMKKRDTPIERIPHLGFKQIDLYVMFKTVRSLGGYHQVTAQQLWKQVYNSLGGNPRSTSAATCTRRHYEKLLLPYECHLKGQLMSVIPPHAIERFRYHGYSPEDSIVDGPRPAKRKLMSMPLHHQNHANLHPGPLQSLFPLPFRHPHYYHPSHSVLPPYVPVPASVLASHGQPTAPPPKFPFPPCGPNPTERVKEPLEHLRYLAEQYKTSSGLGEPLNLSIKAQSQRSDKNPKSSFSLPSLSKTPKFLNTPSSLYTPQYPPGSKKEGGRKPDDGTVAYHSKSRDDPVVDLTSMSSPEYKQTSTEGRNQTEEQVENPEGRRFSLPSQNNNNKMEIEIPLSVFHNWLQLYGPSGEPSDTKQLPRPLQADQEVHRSKDMPTNLSFHLHPRQHGTTIQDGSVENTEAPSPRSSQHIPKRHHCSSRLSDPAASVVASQQGTSSSRGTKPPTYWEALAKERPQSPVAAPQDLTVTTSRRGEADAVSPKAAESRLPSSSLLMMNSGSASMLQLTSEEVMKLKKIISNS
- the LOC131108728 gene encoding histone H2B-like, with the translated sequence MKTSTRPLVLAADLTFLSQGPIVLTTMPEPAKSAPKKGSKKAVTKAAGKGGKKRKSRRKESYAIYVYKVLKQVHPDTGISSKAMSIMNSFVNDIFERIASEASRLAHYNKRSTITSREIQTAVRLLLPGELAKHAVSEGTKAVTKYTSSK